A stretch of DNA from Clostridium sp. JN-9:
TGCAGTAACAGGCTCTGTAAATCAGGTTGGTAATGTTCAGCCTATTGGAGGAGTAAATGAAAAAATAGAGGGGTTTTACAAGGTATGCAGACTTCTGGGAAACCATAAAAATAAGGGAGTCCTCATTCCATATTTAAATAGAGACAATATTGTTTTGAGAAAAGAAATAGAACAGCAGGTGGCAAATGGAGACTTTCATATTTATACAATGGATACAGTGGAAGATGCCATAGAGGCTTTGATGTGCGATGACACCATCAGAGTAAGTGATGTTTTTGAAAGCATTAAAAAAGAAATAAAAAAATACGGGGCTAAAGCAAAGAACAAAGACTAAAACCAAATAACAAAGAATAAATATTGATGATTTTCTGCTTGGGCAGAAAATCTTTAAAATAAAGTTTTGCCTTGGGGCAAAACTGAGGACTGTTGGCATATTAATTGTCAGCGGTCTTTTATTTTTAAGGATTTTTATGAGGATAATGGCATAAGTGCTGCCGCACCTATTTTTTTATATTTAAAATTTATTACCAATTTATATATAATGTAAAACACCATGCTACCGCATAACAATTTTTAAGACCAATAATGCCCATGTTGAAAACATGGGCATTATTGTAAATTTAAAGTTTTGTCCATTAGGCAAAACTATCCTTAACTTTTAACTCATAACTTAAAACTCTTAACTGAATTAAGTCTTTAATCTTTAGATTTAACATTTAATCATAGACTAAATGTTAAATCTGAAGTGTACAATGTCTCCGTCCTGCATAATATAATCTTTTCCTTCTAATCTATAGTAGCCTTTTTCTTTAGCAGCAGTTTCTGAACCGCATTCTACTAACTTATCATAGGATATTATTTCAGCTCTTATAAATCCTCTTTCTATATCCGTATGAACTTTACCTGCTGCTTTAGGAGCTTTTGTACCCTGCTTAATTGTCCACGCTCTTACTTCATCTGTTCCAGCTGTAAGAAAACTCATTAATCCAAGAAGTTTATAGCTGGCATGAATAAGCTTATCCAGACCTGATTCTTCAAGGCCGTATTCTGAGAGCATTTCTTTTTTCTCCTCATCATTAAGTGAGGATAATTCCTCTTCAATTTTAGCTGAGATAACTACAACTTCTGATCCTTCCTTTGCAGCAAATTCCTTAACCTGCTTAACATAATCATTATCATGATTGCCGCTTATTAAATCATCTTCAGATATATTTGCCACATATAAAACAGGCTTAGTAGTTAATAGAAAATAACTTTTTACAAGTTCAGCTTCTTCTTCTGTAAAGTCCATTGTTCTTACAGGCTTTTCACTTTCAAGATGGGCTTTTATTCTTTCCATAACATCTAACTCTTCTTTGGATTTTTTGTCGCCGCCCTTAGCCATCTTTGACACTTTCTCCATTCTCTTTTCCATGGTTTCAATGTCTGAGAAAATTAATTCAAGATTTATAGTTTCAATATCCCTTAGTGGGTTAACTGAACCATCCACATGGACAACATTTTCATCATCAAAGCATCTTACTACATGTATAATCGAAGAAACCTCTCTTATATGAGATAAAAATTTGTTTCCAAGGCCTTCTCCTTTGCTTGCTCCCTTAACAAGGCCAGCAATATCGTAGAATTCTATAGTTGTATATATCTTTTTTTTAGGATTATACATTTTTTCTAATACATCTAACCTTTTATCAGGTACAGATACCACTCCTACATTTGGCTCAATAGTGCAAAAAGGATAATTAGCTGCTTCAGCACCTGCCTGTGTAATGGCATTAAATAAAGTACTCTTACCAACGTTAGGTAAGCCAACAATTCCTAATTTCATTTATGTACATTCCTTTCATATTACAAAGTTTTTACTGATTATTATTGACTTTAACAGACAAACTCAGATTAATTATACCCTATGACAGAACTGATTTCAAGGAATAACACATTAGCGCATTGCATATAGGAATAAGTGTTTAAAATTGTAAAATATGTGTATAAATATGTAAATTATGTTAATACAGAATATATTAAATATTAATTAATTTAAATGTATTAAAATTTAAATTAAAGTATTTTTATAAAAAAACAAAAAATTATATAAATCAAGAAGGAATTTTCATGTTTTTATAGAATATGTAAGTCAAGTGGTTAAAAGTGGTTAAAAGTGGTGTAATTTTTTTAAAGGTGGAGGGATAATTATGTTCATTGGTGAATATGCACATGCACTTGATAGTAAAAACAGAATAATTATACCTTCTAAATTTAGAGATGAGCTTGGAAACAAGTTTATTTTGACAAAAGGTTTAGATGGCTGCCTGTATGCCTATACATCAGCAGAATGGAGCAACCTGGAAAACAAGTTAAAGACACTGCCTCTTACCAATAAAAATGCCAGAGCTTTTGTAAGATTTTTCTTTTCAGGAGCTAATGAAATTGAAATGGACAAACAAGGAAGAGGTCTTATTCCTCAGAGTCTTTTAGAATATGCAAATATAAAAAAGGATATAGTAAGTATAGGAGTTTCAACAAGAATTGAAATTTGGAGTAAGGATAGCTGGGAACAGTATAATAACTCAAATATTGACTTTGACCAAATTGCAGAACAAATGAGCGATCTTGGGATTTAAACGTACCAGCAGTTAAAAAGTATTCGGAGGAATTAAAATGAAATTTAAACATATATCAGTACTATTAAATGAGACAATTGATTCTTTAAATATAAATCCAGATGGAATATATGTGGACTGCACCCTGGGAGGAGGAGGCCATTCTATTGAAATTTTAAAAAGGCTGTCTCCAAAGGGAAGATTAATTGGTATAGATCAGGACAAAGATGCTTTAAAAGCAGCTTCTGAAAAATTAAAGGAATTTAACAATGTTACATATGTTCATAACAATTTTTATAATATTGATGACATATTAGAAGAATTAAATTTATCTGAAGTTGATGGAATAACCATGGATTTAGGGGTTTCTTCATATCAGTTGGATGAAGCCTCAAGGGGATTCAGCTATATGAGCGAAGCACCTCTTGACATGAGAATGGACAGAAGCAAATCATTTTCGGCCTATGACGTAGTTAATTCCTACAGTGAACAGCAATTATTTAAGGTAATTATAGAGTATGGAGAGGACAGCTTTGCAAGGAAAATTGCAAGAAGCATTGTAAAAAAGAGAAATGACAAACCTATAGAAACTACTAAGGAACTTGTGGAGATTATTGACAGAGCAATACCAAATAAATTTAAGAAAAATGGACACCCAGCTAAAAAGACATTTCAAGCTATAAGAATTGAAGTAAATAAGGAACTGGATGTTTTAGATAAAGCCATTAATGATAGTGTGAACAGATTAAAAAAAGGCGGAAGATTATCCATTATAACATTTCATTCTTTAGAGGATAGAATAGTAAAAAATAAATTCAGGCAGCTTCAAAATCCATGTACATGTCCACCGGACTTTCCCATATGTGTGTGTGGTAAAAAGCCGGTTATAAAAATTATTACAAGAAAGCCAATTGAACCATCTGAGAAAGAAAAACAAGAAAATTCAAGAAGTAAAAGCGCCAAGCTTAGAGTTTGTGAAAAAATATAGTTCTAATCTATTGGAGAGGTGAATAAAGTGATAGTGACAAACAATGAAAATTATGTTCAGGGCAATACCGCATTAGTACCGCAGCGGGTAGAAAAAACAAAAGATAATAGATTAAAAGAACTTGAAAAAGGTAAAAGTGAATTACATAAAAAGAAGATAAATAAAAGAATTTCATCCAAGATATGTGTAATAAGAAATATCGTACTGGTATTTATTGCTGGAGCACTACTTATAGCAAGATACAGTATAATTTATGATATGCAGAGAAATCTAAACACAATAGAATCAGATATTACAGAAACAAAAAGAGAAAATGAGAATCTGAAGGTGGAATTAGTAAAGTACAATAATCTTAGATTTATAGAGGAAACTGCTACATCAAAATTACATATGATACAGCCAGATAAAAATGCTGCTGTTTACGTTAGTCTGGACAAGAATTATTTCCCAAATGCGGCAGAAAAGGATGATAAAATGGTTTCACAACAGAATTTAATCCAAAAGATTAAGAATCTATTATTTTAAATTTTGTTGGAAGTTCATCTTCCCAATGGTAACGGAGGTATGGCGCTTGACTATCAGAGGTTACAGAGATAATGTGATTATAAGGAAAAGGATGCTTTTCACTTTTTTCCTGTTCTTTGTGATCTTCTTTTGTTTAGTGGGGAGATTAAGTTATTTAATGATATATAAATCTTCATATCTTAAGAAGATTGCAGTTGGACAATGGACAAGTAAAGTTGTTATTGATGCCAAAAGAGGTAAAATTCTTGACAGAAATGGTAAAGAATTAGCTGTTAGTGGAGATGTATACAGAGTGGACCTGGATATGAATACATTAAGGGACACTATGAAAGAAAAGGGCTTAAATGAAGAAACTGTGGCGAGTGAACTGGGGCAGGCCTTAAATATGGACAGCGCTCAGGTCTTAAAGATTCTAAGGACGACGCTTCCAGGAGGCCTTCCACTAGCTTCTGCAAAGCTTACAAGAAGAATAGATAAAGATGCTGCAGATAAAGTAAGAGCTTTGAATTTACAAGGAGTGCTTATTTCTGAAGATACAAAGAGGTACTACCCTAATAATAATTTTCTAGCTCAGGTGCTTGGCCATACAAACTCAGATGGAGCGGGACTTACAGGAATAGAACTGCAATATAATAAGGAGCTTTCAGGCACACCTGGGGTTATGATAACTGAAACAGATAAAAAAAGTAAAGAACAGCCTTATACAATTTCTGAATATACAAAGCCCATAGATGGTAAAGATGTAGTTCTGACCATAGATGAGCAGATTCAATCTTTTTGTGAAAAAGCAGCTCTTCAGGCTATGACTGTAAATAAAGCAAAGGCTGCTACCATTATTGCCATGGATCCTAGAACAGGAGAGATTTTAGGACTGGCTAATAAACCTGACTATAATCCTAATGATCCATGGATTAAGGGGATGTCTTATGATGATTTACAGAAATCCTGGAGAAACAGGGCTGTCAGTGATACCTTTGAACCAGGATCTATTTTTAAGGTTTTTACTGCTGCTGCTGCAATGTCAGAAGGATTAGTTAAAGAAGATGACAGATTTGTATGCAATGGAAGTGTAATTGTGGGAAAGAGAGTGATTCACTGCTGGAAAAGAACAGGCCACGGCACTGAAAATTTTGTTGATATAATTAAAAATTCATGTAATGTAGGTTTTGCAGAACTTGGCAAAAGACTAGGGGCAGAAAAACTTATTTCCTATGCCAGAAAATTTGGCTTTGGACAAAAAACAGGAGTTGATTTACCTGGCGAAGCAAAGGGAATAGTAAAAAATGCTGCCAATGTGACAGAGGTGGATCTTGCAACAATTTCATTTGGACAGACCAATACTGTTTCACCTATTCAATATTTAGCAGCCTTTAATTCAGTAGCTAATAATGGAGTGTGGCTAAGACCTCATATTTTAAATCAAGTTGCACATTATGATACCAATACCAGTAAAGAGATAAGTGATAAGACATATAATAACTCTGGTGAAAAAAGAATTATAGATGAAAGTGTTGCAAAACAGTTAAGGGGATATCTGGAAAGAGTTATTTCAGAGGGCGGAGGCAAGAAGGCATATATTGAAGGATATCATATTGCAGGAAAAACAGGAACAGCCCAAAAGGTTATAGGTGGAGTTTATGCTCCTCAAAAATATATTTCTTCTTTTGCAGGAATGGCTCCTGCAGAGAATCCAAAGGTTACAATACTGGTATCAATAGATGAGCCGGATCCTTCCAATTACTATGCAGGACAAATAGCTACACCCATAGCCAAGCAATTGTTTAATGATATATTTAATTATATGGATATAAAGGTAGATGCCAGCGAAGAAGAAGTTAAGAATTCAATGAAAAAAGATGTAATAATTCCAGAAATAAGAGGAGAAAAGAAAGCAGATGCATTAAAGATTTTGAAGGACCAGCATTTAGACTTTGACATTGACTCAAATGGAGATTATATTATAGGTGTTAGCCCTCTTCCTGGGTATTCAGTTAAAGAAGGAAGTAAAATAATACTTTACACAGGTACATCTGCTAATTATAATAAAGTAGTGATAGTACCTGATTTAGTGGGATTATCTAAAACAAAGGCTCTTGAATTACTGAATAATTTAGGATTAAAGGGAATCTGCAGCTCTGACGGAATGGTAACAGAGCAGGATATTGAGCCAGGAAAGCAGGTAACTAAAGGATCAGCTGTAACATTAACTACGGATCCGCTGGGTGATTAATTATAGGCATGCAGACAACTGCATGCCGAAGTTTTGTATAATTAGCAATTATGGAGGTGTTTTTATGAAATTATCAGAAATTTTAAGTGGAATTGATTTTGAATTAGTTAAGGGTGATAGTGAAATAGACATAACAGGAATTAATTATGATTCCAGGCAGGTAGAAAAGTGTAACTTATTTATTTGTATAGAAGGTTATGCAGCAGATGGACATAAATACATAGACAATGCTGTGGAAAATGGCGCAGCAGCTGTAATTATCATGAAAGATTTAGAGAAGTTACCAGACTGTACAGTTATAAAAGTAAAGGATACAAGAAAAGCAATGGCACTGGCAGCAGCAAACTATTATGGGCATCCTGCTGATAAAATGAAGATAATTGGAATAACTGGTACTAATGGAAAAACTACTTCTACTTTCATGATGAAATCCATATTGGAAAATGCAGGGTACAAAGTAGGACTATTAGGGACTATTTCTAATTGCATAGGAGATAAGAAGCTGCCTACTCACAGGACTACTCCGGAATCATTGGATCTTCACAGGCTTTTTAAGCAGATGGTAGATGAAAATGTGCAATATTGCGTAATGGAAGTTTCATCTCATTCATTATATTTAAACAGGGTATATGGAATTAAATTCTCTCAGGGGATATTTACTAATTTAACCCAGGATCATTTAGACTTTCATAAAACTTTCGAAAATTATTATAATGCTAAATTAATTTTGTTTAAGAATTCAATGAATTCCATTGTTAACATAGATGATGGATATGGGGTGAGAGTTTTTCATGATGTAAAGGGCAGTAAGACATCCTATGCCATTGAAAAAGATGCTGATGTTAAGGGAACCAATCTTATAATGCATTCAAGAGGTGTAGAATTTGACATGGAATATAAACAAAATAAGTCTCAGGTAAAACTTAATATTCCAGGTAAGTATAATGTAATGAATGCCCTTGGAAGTGCTGCAGCATGCTTAATGGAAGGCATTGATTTTAAAACTGTGGTAAAAGGACTTGAAAAGATGGAATCTGTACCAGGAAGATGCGAAATTGTAACAAAGAAATACAATCTTCCCTTTGAAGTTATTGTAGATTATGCTCATACTCCTGATGGCCTTGAGAATATCTTAAAAACTGCAAGAGAGTTTACAAAGGGAAGACTTATAAGTGTATTTGGCTGTGGTGGAGACAGAGACAGAACAAAAAGACCTATAATGGGCAGAATAGGGAGCGAATTATCAGACATAGCCATAATAACCTCAGATAACCCAAGAACTGAGGAGCCTATGAATATAATAAAAGAAGTAGCTGAAGGAATAAAAACAAATAACTACCATATAATTGAGAATAGAAAAGAAGCCATAAAAGCAGCTATGAAAATGGCTGAAAAGGATGATGTAATTGTTGTTGCTGGAAAAGGACACGAGGATTATCAAATTTTAAAGGATAAAACAATTCACTTTGATGAAAGAGAAGTAATTGCAGATATAGTGAAAGAATTAAATTTATAGAGGAGTGTGCAAGGTGGAACCTTTAAGCTTAGATGAAGTGGTTTCTTCTGTTCATGGAGAAATTGTAATAAAAGGTAATGGCGAAAAATTTACAGAAATAAATACAGATACCAGAAAAATTAATCCAGGGAGTTTATTTATAGCATTAAAGGGTGAAAATTTCAATGGAAATAATTTTGTGGCAGCAGCAAGCAGCAAGGGAGCTGTTATATGCATAGTAGATGAAATAAATTTTAATAAAGGTGATTTAAATTGTAACACAACGGTTATACTTGTTAATAACACCAGGAAAGCTTTACTGGACTTAGCTAAATATTACAGAAGCAAACTTGATATTAAAGTAATTGGAATCACAGGTTCCACTGGAAAAACTTCTACAAAGGATTTAACCTGTGCAGTTCTTAGTGAAAAATACAAAGTTTTTAAGACTCAGGGTAATTTTAATAATGAAATAGGACTGCCTTTAATGATTTTTAAATTAGATAATTCATATGATGCAGCCATTCTGGAAATGGGTATGAGTAATTTTAATGAGATTCATAATATGGCTGAAGCAGCCAGGCCTGATATAGCTATTATTACAAATATAGGTATATCTCACATAGAAAATCTTAAAACAAGGCAGGGCATTTTAAATGCCAAGCTTGAAATCACTGACTTTTTCAATAATGATAACACATTAATTGTTAACAGTGATAATGATATGCTTTATAATGTGGAAAAATCACTGAAAAATAATAAAATAAAAGTTATAAAAACTGGTATATCAACTGGAGATTTTAAAGCTAAGGATATTGTACTTGGTGAAAATTCAATTTCTTTTAAAGTATATTCTGATGAAATATTTAAAGGACAGTTTAATGTACCTGTGCCAGGCAGACATAATGTTTTGAATTCACTTCTGGCAATTGCCTGCGGTGATTTGATGAATATGACCTTTCAGGAAATGGCAAAGGGAATTCAAAGTATCCAGGTTACTTCCATGAGGTTAGACATTATTAAAAACGGTACAATAACAATTATAAATGATACATATAATGCCAGTCCTGATTCTGTAAAAGCTGCAGTGGATGTATTAAAAAATATGCAGACTGGAAGGAAAGTAGCAATTTTAGGCACCATGAGGGAATTAGGTAATGAAGCCTATAATGCTCACATGGATTGTGGAAGATATGCTGCAGAAAATGGAGTTGATTTACTAATTGCCATTGGAGAATTTAGTGAAGCATACAACAAAGGATTTAATTCCATTATAAACACTAATGGAGAATTTAAAGAATTTAATGATTTTAATGATACCATAGAATACTTAAGATCATATTTGAAGAAAGAAGACTGCGTATTAGTTAAAGCTTCAAGGGCAATGAAGTTTGAGCAGATAGTAGATAAACTAAAGCACGTTACATTATAGGGAGGGGGATTCACTTTATTTAAGTGATGAATTATATGATAAAGATAGTATATTCAATACTCGTAGCATTTTTTATATCAATATTGCAGGGGCCTATAATTATACCAATTCTGCATAAATTAAAATTCGGACAAAATATAAGAGAAGAAGGGCCTGAAAGCCATAGAAAGAAAACCGGAACTCCCACCATGGGGGGGATAATATTTATATTATCTACAATTATTACAATTCTTCTCGTAGTACGAAAAGCTAATGATGAAGCAATGGTTGCATTATATGCACTTATAGCATTTGGATTCATTGGATTTTTAGATGATTTTTTAAAAATATTACATAAGAAGAATCTTGGACTTAGAGCTTATCAGAAATTAATATTATTAACTATAGTGAGCTGTATATTTGCATATTATGCAGCAACAAATGCAAATATAGGTACTTCAATAATAATTCCTTTTTTAAGAAAATCAGTTAATTTAGGCTGGTTTTATGTACCATTCATTGTATTTTACTTAGTTGCTGTTACTAATGCTGTAAATCTTACTGATGGCCTGGATGGATTAGCATCATCTGTAACCATTATAGTTATTACTTTCTTTGCCATGGTAAGCTTTGGAACAGGACATACTACACTTGCTATATTTTGTGCCATACTGGCAGGTGCCCTTCTTGGATTTTTAAGGTATAATGCATTTCCTGCACAAATATTTATGGGAGATACTGGTTCACTTGCCTTAGGAGGAGCAGTTGCTGTAGTTGCATTGATTTTAAAGCTTCCACTTATGATATTAATAGTTGGAGGAATATATGTAATTGAAGCAGCATCTGTAGTAATTCAGGTAACTTCTTTCAAACTTACAGGTAAAAGGGTATTTAAAATGAGCCCTATACATCATCATTTTGAATTAAGCGGCTGGCATGAAACAAAAGTTGTATCTGTTTTTGCTATTACAACAATTATATTATGTCTTATAGGTTTTCTGGCTTTATAAAATCATGTTTATAAATTTTCTATAGTAATTATTATGGAGGATGATTTATGAAAAAATCCGACTTGAAAATTGGACCAATAGATTTTTTCCTTTTTTCAGTTATTATGCTTTTAGTTGCAATAGGAGTGATTATGGTTTACAGCGCAAGCTCCTATAGTGCCTTTTTTAATCCAAATTATAAAGATAGCATGTACTTTTTTAAGAAACAGGCACTTTGGGCATTTATAGGTATAGTGGCCATGTTTTTTACAATAAAAATTGATTATCATAAATATAAAAAGTACACTGGGATCATAATGATTGGAACAGTGGCACTTCTTTTTGCTGTATTTGCTTTCCCGGCAATTAATGGTGCTAAAAGGTGGATTCAGCTGGGTCCTGCAACATTTCAGCCTTCAGAGATTGCAAAATATGTAGTTGTGTTATATATGGCAAAAAGTATTGAAGCAAAAGGTGAAAAAATAAAAAGCTTTCTTAATGGGATATTACCTTATTTAATCATTTCCGGATTTTTTGCTGGAATTGTATATAAAGAGAAAAATTTAAGTATTGCCTCTGTAATTATGATAGTTACATTAATCATATTATATATAGCTGGAGCAAAAAGATCTCATCTTATAGGGATATTTTCACTGGTAGTGGCTGCAGGCGCAGCAGGAATATATTTTGAACCATTTAGAATGAAGAGATTTTTAAGCTTTCTGGACCCATGGAAGGACCCTAAAGATACCGGATATCAGTTAATTCAATCATTGCTTGCTCTTGGATCAGGTGGCATATGGGGAGTAGGATTAGGACGGTCAAGACAAAAGTGTTATTATATACCTGAACCTCATAATGATTTTATATTTGCAGTAATTGGTGAAGAACTTGGTCTTATTGGCTGCACTTTTATAATTATTTTATTTATCATATTTATATGGAGAGGTATTGTAATAGCAGTAAATGCTAAGGACACTTATGGAACAATACTGGCAGCAGGCATTACCAGTGTTATTGCAGTACAGGCAATTATTAATATTGCAGTTGTAACAGGTTCCATGCCGGTAACAGGAGTACCTCTGCCATTTATCAGCTATGGAGGATCATCGCTGTTATTTAATTTAGTAGCTATGGGAGTGCTGCTTAATATATCACGGCAGGGTGGAAAAAAATTTGACATTTAATAAATTAAACATATTATTTAGCATTGCTTTCAGCAATGCTATTTTTGTTAAAAAAATATTTATTTAATAACTTCAATTCGTAATTTGGGCGTAGCCCTCCAACCCTGCTATACTAAAGCCAAGGTTGGATCAAGAAGTTTCCTTACCTCTGCGGAGCAGCCAGCATACAATTGAATAAATTCAATAAAGGAAAATACGCCAAAATATTGACCAGAATATATTATAACTGACTTTTGCTTATCTTCTTTATAATTCTTAATAATTACAGGGAGGGACTTGCCTGAATACTTATTTCCCTCCTCCATGTTTTTGAATAGTTGAAAATACATGTAGCCAATGAGTGTCATAACTATATGAAAAGTTATAAAATTATATTTTGTACTCTTAAAATCTTCTAATTTCCAAAAGTCTTTTATTTGTCTATAGTCTTCTTCAATTTCTGGTCTTAGTTCATAAGTATTTATTATTTGTTTTGCAGTTTTATTTGTGTCTGTGGTTAAAAATACATAGTATTCATTATCTTTTTTATCATGAACGACACAGGCGCACAAGTCAACATCTTTATCCGGTGTATTACTTTGCCACATCATACCTAGATCCTTAACCAGGTGTATTTCTTGAGTTTTCCTTTTCCTGTTAGGGTGTTTTTGCCACTTGTCTTCGGAGATTGCTATTTTTACAGCTTCTTGGTATATTGTCATGTTCTTTTTTGCAGGTACATATGTATCCACTTGCTTTTCAACCTTCAAAAAATTAATAACATCACGAGAAATAAATCCCCTGTCATTTATGAGAATATCTCCACCTTTTAAACATTTACTTTTTAAAATCATATTTCTACAAAGTTCTAAATCATGAGGCTTTATAGAATCAAAAACTATCTCTTCTATAATTCCCGAATCATCCATAAGACCTCTTAATGTTCCCATTTTATAACCACGAATCACTTTTCCATCATCTTTTATAGTTTCAGAATTTTCATAATTTACATTATCTAAATTCACATGTATTTTAGTGCAATCAAGAATATGTATAGATGGAGCTATGTTAAGAGATGGCATAACTACATTTTGGACATAATTGTTATAAGACTCTATAAATTCCTCAGCATCATATTTTTGAATTAAATTTCTCATAACGCCTTCGGCGAATAACCCTTCTTCAAGGTTTTTATTGGTATCCCACATATTCCATCCTAGTTCAGATAATAACTCACCATCAGTCACAGCAAAGGCGACATCTGTCAGGCTGGTTTTAAGTTTCATCTTTGCTGTAATTGCTAACGCAATAAGTATATGAAATGGAATATGCTTATTTTGTTTTCTTTTATCTTTAAAACTTTCAGCCAATTTATCTATAAGTCCTATATTTTTCATTTTTAATACTATTGTATCTATAAGATTAGGGAAACTTACGTCAGCAGCATCAATCCTACCTTCTTTTATAGC
This window harbors:
- the mraY gene encoding phospho-N-acetylmuramoyl-pentapeptide-transferase translates to MIKIVYSILVAFFISILQGPIIIPILHKLKFGQNIREEGPESHRKKTGTPTMGGIIFILSTIITILLVVRKANDEAMVALYALIAFGFIGFLDDFLKILHKKNLGLRAYQKLILLTIVSCIFAYYAATNANIGTSIIIPFLRKSVNLGWFYVPFIVFYLVAVTNAVNLTDGLDGLASSVTIIVITFFAMVSFGTGHTTLAIFCAILAGALLGFLRYNAFPAQIFMGDTGSLALGGAVAVVALILKLPLMILIVGGIYVIEAASVVIQVTSFKLTGKRVFKMSPIHHHFELSGWHETKVVSVFAITTIILCLIGFLAL
- the spoVE gene encoding stage V sporulation protein E, encoding MKKSDLKIGPIDFFLFSVIMLLVAIGVIMVYSASSYSAFFNPNYKDSMYFFKKQALWAFIGIVAMFFTIKIDYHKYKKYTGIIMIGTVALLFAVFAFPAINGAKRWIQLGPATFQPSEIAKYVVVLYMAKSIEAKGEKIKSFLNGILPYLIISGFFAGIVYKEKNLSIASVIMIVTLIILYIAGAKRSHLIGIFSLVVAAGAAGIYFEPFRMKRFLSFLDPWKDPKDTGYQLIQSLLALGSGGIWGVGLGRSRQKCYYIPEPHNDFIFAVIGEELGLIGCTFIIILFIIFIWRGIVIAVNAKDTYGTILAAGITSVIAVQAIINIAVVTGSMPVTGVPLPFISYGGSSLLFNLVAMGVLLNISRQGGKKFDI
- a CDS encoding transposase, giving the protein MLQLSKNDKDKVLEAIKEGRIDAADVSFPNLIDTIVLKMKNIGLIDKLAESFKDKRKQNKHIPFHILIALAITAKMKLKTSLTDVAFAVTDGELLSELGWNMWDTNKNLEEGLFAEGVMRNLIQKYDAEEFIESYNNYVQNVVMPSLNIAPSIHILDCTKIHVNLDNVNYENSETIKDDGKVIRGYKMGTLRGLMDDSGIIEEIVFDSIKPHDLELCRNMILKSKCLKGGDILINDRGFISRDVINFLKVEKQVDTYVPAKKNMTIYQEAVKIAISEDKWQKHPNRKRKTQEIHLVKDLGMMWQSNTPDKDVDLCACVVHDKKDNEYYVFLTTDTNKTAKQIINTYELRPEIEEDYRQIKDFWKLEDFKSTKYNFITFHIVMTLIGYMYFQLFKNMEEGNKYSGKSLPVIIKNYKEDKQKSVIIYSGQYFGVFSFIEFIQLYAGCSAEVRKLLDPTLALV